Proteins encoded by one window of Microaerobacter geothermalis:
- the ilvD gene encoding dihydroxy-acid dehydratase — translation MRSDMIKKGFDRAPHRSLLRAAGVKEEDFHKPFIAVCNSYIDIIPGHVHLQEFGKLVKEAIREAGGVPFEFNTIGVDDGIAMGHIGMRYSLPSREIIADSLETVVSAHWFDGLVCIPNCDKITPGMMMGALRVNIPTVFVSGGPMAAGKTKDGRSISLSSVFEGVGAYNEGLIDEDQLTELEMYGCPSCGSCSGMFTANSMNCLAEVLGLALPGNGTILATSPDRREFVKRSAKQIMKLIEMDLKPRDIINEKVIDNAFALDMAMGGSTNTVLHTLAIANEAGIDYPIERINEVAKRVPHLAKLAPASDWHIEDLHQAGGVSAILHELMKKPGALHKECITVTGKSLEENVANCEIKNQEVIRPLHNPYSEQGGLAVLFGNLAPDGGIIKVGAVDPSVKRHVGPAICFDSQEEAIEGITKGRVKEGHVVVIRYEGPKGGPGMPEMLTPTSLIVGMGLGAKVGLITDGRFSGASRGISIGHISPEAAEGGPIAFIEDGDLIELDLIDRKIELKVSEEELNKRRENWKGFKPKVKSGYLARYSKLVTSASTGGIMKLD, via the coding sequence ATGCGAAGTGATATGATAAAAAAAGGATTTGACCGTGCTCCCCACCGAAGTTTATTGCGGGCAGCGGGAGTGAAAGAAGAGGACTTTCATAAACCTTTTATTGCTGTGTGCAATTCATATATTGATATTATTCCCGGGCATGTTCATTTACAAGAGTTTGGAAAGCTGGTAAAAGAAGCGATTCGTGAAGCAGGCGGGGTCCCTTTTGAATTTAATACCATCGGTGTTGATGACGGAATTGCCATGGGACACATTGGAATGAGGTATTCCTTGCCCAGCCGCGAGATTATTGCCGATTCTTTGGAAACGGTTGTATCAGCCCACTGGTTTGATGGGCTGGTGTGTATTCCCAACTGTGACAAGATTACTCCTGGGATGATGATGGGGGCTCTTCGCGTAAACATCCCCACTGTTTTTGTAAGCGGCGGGCCTATGGCTGCCGGAAAAACCAAAGACGGACGTTCCATCTCCCTTTCCTCTGTGTTTGAAGGAGTAGGTGCCTACAATGAAGGACTGATCGATGAAGACCAGTTGACGGAACTGGAAATGTACGGCTGTCCATCTTGCGGTTCCTGTTCCGGTATGTTTACAGCCAATTCCATGAACTGTCTGGCTGAAGTTCTTGGTTTGGCTTTACCAGGAAATGGGACGATTCTTGCCACTTCACCTGACCGGAGAGAATTTGTAAAGCGTTCCGCAAAACAAATTATGAAGTTGATTGAGATGGATTTGAAGCCCAGGGACATTATAAATGAAAAAGTGATCGATAATGCTTTTGCCCTTGATATGGCGATGGGGGGGTCTACCAATACCGTCCTCCATACTCTGGCCATCGCAAACGAAGCAGGTATTGATTATCCTATTGAACGGATTAATGAAGTTGCTAAACGAGTTCCCCATTTGGCTAAATTGGCCCCCGCTTCTGATTGGCATATTGAAGACCTGCACCAGGCCGGGGGAGTAAGCGCCATCCTGCATGAGCTGATGAAAAAACCGGGGGCTCTCCATAAAGAATGCATCACCGTCACCGGCAAGTCATTGGAGGAAAATGTGGCCAATTGTGAAATTAAGAATCAGGAAGTGATTCGTCCTCTTCACAACCCATACAGTGAACAGGGAGGATTGGCCGTTTTATTTGGTAACCTTGCACCGGACGGTGGAATTATCAAAGTTGGAGCCGTCGATCCTTCAGTCAAACGGCATGTTGGTCCAGCCATTTGTTTCGATTCCCAGGAAGAAGCGATTGAAGGAATTACAAAAGGGAGGGTTAAAGAAGGACATGTCGTCGTCATTCGCTATGAAGGACCTAAGGGAGGTCCAGGTATGCCGGAAATGCTGACCCCTACCTCACTGATTGTGGGGATGGGCTTAGGTGCAAAGGTGGGATTGATTACAGACGGGCGTTTCTCCGGTGCATCCCGAGGAATCAGCATCGGTCATATTTCTCCTGAAGCGGCCGAGGGTGGTCCCATTGCCTTCATTGAAGATGGGGATCTGATTGAACTTGATTTGATTGATCGGAAAATTGAGCTGAAGGTATCCGAGGAAGAGTTGAACAAGCGTAGGGAAAATTGGAAAGGATTTAAACCGAAGGTAAAATCAGGGTATTTGGCCCGGTATTCAAAGCTTGTCACTTCTGCAAGCACCGGTGGAATTATGAAACTTGACTAG
- the infC gene encoding translation initiation factor IF-3: MLCFVIRSYFWRWQAIIKEHQINEEIRAREVRLIGPDGSQIGIKPLREALEIAERFNLDLVNISPNANPPVCRIMDYGKFKFEQSKKEKESRKNQKVVNVKELRLSPTIEEHDFQTKLRNAKKFLENGDKVKLTIRFKGRQITHAEIGQKVLEQLAKEVEDISVVERTPKIEGRSMIMILAPKSDK, from the coding sequence TTGCTTTGCTTTGTAATCCGATCTTATTTTTGGAGGTGGCAGGCAATTATCAAAGAACATCAAATTAACGAGGAAATTCGGGCTCGTGAGGTCCGCTTAATTGGACCTGATGGGAGTCAGATCGGAATTAAACCTTTACGGGAAGCATTAGAAATTGCTGAAAGGTTTAACCTTGATCTAGTCAACATTTCCCCTAATGCAAATCCCCCTGTTTGCAGGATTATGGATTATGGGAAGTTTAAATTTGAACAGAGTAAAAAAGAAAAAGAGTCCCGTAAGAACCAAAAGGTAGTCAATGTGAAGGAGCTTCGTTTAAGTCCGACGATTGAGGAACATGATTTCCAAACCAAACTTCGAAATGCCAAGAAATTTTTGGAGAATGGGGACAAAGTAAAATTAACGATACGCTTCAAAGGTCGTCAGATTACCCATGCCGAAATTGGGCAAAAGGTTTTGGAGCAATTGGCCAAGGAAGTAGAGGATATATCCGTCGTAGAGAGAACCCCAAAAATTGAGGGGCGGAGTATGATCATGATTCTTGCTCCAAAGTCAGATAAATAG
- a CDS encoding MTH1187 family thiamine-binding protein, producing the protein MPILEISVVPVGTQSTSFSSSVTNACRVIERQGLKYQVTPTATVIEGNLDQLFELAKEIHSQCFADGSTRVITNMTIDDRHDKPMSMVEQVAHVKEQLHY; encoded by the coding sequence ATGCCTATCCTGGAAATCAGTGTGGTTCCGGTGGGAACTCAATCGACCAGTTTTAGTTCAAGTGTAACCAATGCATGCCGGGTGATAGAACGTCAAGGTCTAAAATACCAAGTCACCCCAACTGCAACAGTCATAGAGGGAAATCTGGACCAACTATTCGAATTGGCAAAAGAAATTCATAGCCAATGTTTTGCAGACGGGTCCACACGGGTGATCACCAACATGACCATCGATGACAGACATGATAAACCCATGTCGATGGTAGAACAGGTTGCTCATGTGAAGGAACAACTTCACTATTAG